Proteins encoded by one window of Polaribacter haliotis:
- a CDS encoding polysaccharide biosynthesis/export family protein has translation MNMSLKKSILFLLVLVSLSSCVSNKKIAYFQYDEIDQSKVSNNYKTIFKPDDLLQITVSSEDLQAVKPFNLPAVTFNTTTDAVVGQPRQQSYLIDSKGEIDFPIFGKLKIGGLTREETIFLLQSKLDPDYVKDPNINIRISNFKISVMGDVRKPGTYNIPNERVSIIDAIALAGDLNISGKRDNVLIQREADGKKTQYRVDLRSNKLNTSPVFYLQQNDVVYVEHNNAAIQSASYNRNTGLFISIGSVLISLITVLTR, from the coding sequence ATGAATATGTCTTTAAAGAAATCTATACTATTTCTTCTTGTTTTAGTAAGCCTAAGCTCTTGTGTTTCAAATAAAAAAATAGCTTATTTTCAATATGACGAAATTGACCAATCTAAGGTTAGTAATAATTATAAAACAATCTTTAAACCAGATGATTTACTTCAAATTACCGTTTCTTCTGAAGATTTACAAGCAGTAAAACCTTTTAATTTACCAGCAGTAACATTTAATACAACAACTGATGCTGTGGTTGGTCAGCCAAGACAACAATCTTATTTAATTGACAGTAAAGGGGAAATTGATTTTCCAATTTTTGGAAAACTAAAAATAGGAGGGTTAACAAGAGAGGAAACAATTTTTTTATTACAATCAAAATTAGATCCAGATTATGTAAAAGATCCAAATATTAACATTCGTATTTCCAATTTTAAAATTTCGGTTATGGGAGACGTACGAAAGCCAGGAACTTATAATATCCCAAATGAACGTGTTAGTATTATTGATGCTATTGCGTTAGCAGGGGATTTAAATATATCTGGAAAAAGAGATAATGTTTTGATTCAAAGAGAAGCGGACGGAAAGAAGACACAGTATAGGGTAGACTTAAGATCCAATAAATTAAATACATCCCCGGTTTTTTACTTACAACAAAACGATGTTGTTTATGTAGAGCATAATAATGCTGCAATTCAATCTGCCTCTTATAATCGAAATACAGGACTTTTTATTTCAATAGGTTCTGTTTTAATTTCTTTAATCACTGTTTTAACTAGATAA
- a CDS encoding polysaccharide biosynthesis protein translates to MIRNFFLKALNKYASKWIVLFIDVLLVCFSFVIAYAIRFNISFNFNLSVLKTQIPIVAIIALICFLFVGSYKGIIRHTGTKDAFNVFFGVTIFSVFIGFLVVLNQFFSIYKGFTIPKSIVLIHYLVSVFLLIISRYIFKAFYEVISTELKTITNVLIYGAGDSGLITYGAINRERENNYDVLGFIDDNSNKIGKKIDRIKIYDPAKIDEEFIDYYDIDEVIISIQNIKPNRLLEITDKLLSLGVEVKIVPPLSKWIGGDLQANQIKQINIDDLLGREQISIDNPIVKREVNDKVVIVTGAAGSIGSEISRQLASYQLKKLILVDQAESPLYDLQQELIQKNIFNFVAIVADVRDFARMEEIFNEFQPEKVFHAAAYKHVPLMEHSPYEAIKINVCGTKNIADLSLKYNVERFVMVSTDKAVNPTNVMGASKRVAEKYISCLSKESKFTKFTITRFGNVLGSNGSVIPLFKKQIENGGPLTVTHQDITRYFMTIPEACRLVLEAGTMGVGGEIYIFDMGKSVKIFEMAKRMISLSGLKYPEDIDIKITGLRPGEKLYEELLANGENTKKTYHEKIMIANSPDMDHASVKAQIEKLCTEIFQLNNYASVEFIKVIVPEYISKNSIYEKLDLNN, encoded by the coding sequence ATGATTAGAAATTTTTTTTTAAAAGCATTAAATAAGTATGCATCCAAATGGATTGTTCTATTTATAGATGTTTTATTGGTTTGCTTCTCATTTGTTATAGCATACGCAATTCGTTTTAATATAAGTTTTAATTTTAATTTATCAGTACTTAAAACGCAAATACCAATTGTAGCTATAATTGCTTTAATTTGTTTTCTTTTTGTAGGGTCCTATAAGGGAATAATTAGGCATACAGGAACAAAAGATGCTTTCAATGTTTTTTTTGGTGTTACCATTTTTTCAGTATTTATAGGTTTTTTAGTGGTACTTAATCAATTCTTTTCTATTTATAAAGGGTTTACCATTCCAAAATCTATAGTATTGATACATTATTTAGTCTCTGTTTTTTTATTAATAATTAGTAGGTATATATTTAAGGCTTTTTATGAAGTTATTTCCACTGAATTAAAAACTATTACAAACGTTTTAATATATGGTGCTGGAGATTCTGGATTGATAACTTATGGAGCAATTAATAGAGAAAGAGAGAATAACTACGATGTTTTGGGTTTTATTGATGATAATTCAAATAAAATAGGAAAAAAAATAGATCGAATTAAAATTTATGACCCTGCTAAAATCGATGAAGAATTTATTGATTATTATGATATTGATGAAGTTATTATATCTATCCAAAATATAAAACCTAATAGGCTTTTAGAAATTACAGATAAATTGTTGTCATTAGGAGTAGAGGTTAAAATTGTACCACCATTGTCTAAGTGGATTGGAGGAGATTTACAAGCAAATCAAATTAAACAAATTAATATTGATGATTTATTAGGGAGAGAGCAAATTTCTATTGATAACCCTATTGTAAAAAGAGAAGTGAATGATAAGGTTGTTATTGTGACTGGGGCAGCAGGATCAATAGGAAGTGAAATTTCAAGACAATTAGCTTCGTATCAATTAAAAAAATTAATATTGGTAGACCAAGCAGAGTCGCCTTTGTACGACTTACAGCAAGAATTAATTCAGAAAAATATTTTCAACTTTGTTGCAATTGTGGCAGATGTTCGCGATTTTGCAAGGATGGAAGAAATATTTAATGAATTTCAACCAGAAAAAGTATTTCATGCGGCAGCATATAAGCATGTTCCCTTAATGGAGCATAGTCCTTATGAGGCAATAAAAATTAATGTTTGTGGGACGAAAAATATCGCAGATTTATCATTAAAGTATAATGTAGAGCGATTTGTTATGGTGTCTACGGACAAAGCTGTAAACCCTACTAATGTAATGGGAGCTTCAAAACGTGTTGCCGAAAAATATATTAGTTGTTTAAGTAAAGAATCTAAATTTACCAAATTTACAATTACAAGGTTTGGAAATGTTTTAGGCTCCAATGGTTCTGTAATACCTTTATTTAAGAAACAAATTGAAAACGGAGGTCCACTTACTGTAACTCATCAAGATATAACTAGATATTTTATGACAATCCCTGAAGCTTGTAGATTAGTTTTGGAAGCAGGTACAATGGGAGTTGGTGGAGAGATTTATATTTTTGATATGGGTAAATCCGTAAAGATTTTTGAAATGGCAAAAAGGATGATTTCTCTTTCAGGCTTAAAATATCCAGAAGATATAGATATAAAAATAACTGGTTTAAGACCTGGTGAAAAATTATATGAAGAATTGTTAGCAAATGGAGAGAATACTAAAAAAACTTATCATGAAAAAATTATGATTGCAAATTCTCCAGATATGGATCACGCAAGTGTAAAAGCTCAAATTGAAAAATTATGTACTGAGATTTTTCAATTAAATAATTATGCATCTGTTGAGTTTATCAAAGTAATTGTACCAGAGTATATTTCTAAAAATTCTATCTATGAAAAATTAGATCTTAATAATTAA
- a CDS encoding DegT/DnrJ/EryC1/StrS family aminotransferase, with the protein MNNRIFLSKSNVPLNNLNLLEDNNILEFEKLLEEYFGKEKSVLAVNSGTSAIHLSLLLAGVNKGDEVLCQSFTFSASANPIIYQGADPIFIDSEIDTWNMCPYYLEKAIKHRIKNGKKPKAIIFVHLYGMPAKIEEIYLIAKKYNIILIEDAAEALGSTYKGQKCGTFGDFGIISFNNNKLLTTFGGGALICKDVKHKEKALFLSTQARDKAPHYQHSQIGYNYRISSVLAGIGRGQMSFLNEYISFRRSINQFYKSFFKEIEGIHVLEESDKNLFSNHWLSCILIDKKKTGFNAQELRLFLETENIESRPLWKPMHLQPVFKETSYFGETISENLFKQGLCLPSGSNLTKNQLKRISISIKKLL; encoded by the coding sequence ATGAATAATAGAATATTTTTATCTAAATCTAATGTTCCGTTAAATAACTTAAACTTATTAGAAGATAATAATATCTTAGAGTTCGAAAAATTATTGGAAGAGTATTTTGGGAAAGAAAAATCTGTATTAGCTGTTAATTCAGGGACATCTGCAATACATTTATCTTTACTTTTAGCAGGTGTTAACAAGGGAGACGAAGTACTTTGCCAAAGTTTTACTTTTTCGGCGTCTGCCAATCCAATTATTTACCAAGGAGCGGACCCAATATTTATAGATAGCGAAATAGATACTTGGAATATGTGTCCATATTATCTAGAAAAAGCTATAAAACACAGAATAAAAAATGGAAAAAAACCAAAGGCCATTATTTTTGTTCATTTGTATGGTATGCCTGCAAAAATTGAAGAAATTTACCTAATTGCAAAAAAGTACAATATTATTTTAATTGAAGATGCTGCAGAAGCTTTAGGTTCAACTTATAAAGGACAAAAATGTGGGACTTTTGGAGATTTTGGGATTATATCTTTTAATAATAATAAGCTTTTAACAACATTTGGAGGAGGGGCGTTAATTTGTAAGGACGTTAAACATAAAGAAAAGGCTCTTTTTTTATCAACTCAAGCAAGAGATAAGGCTCCTCATTATCAACATTCGCAAATTGGTTATAATTACAGAATAAGTAGTGTTTTAGCTGGTATTGGAAGAGGTCAAATGAGTTTTTTAAACGAATATATTTCTTTTAGAAGAAGTATTAATCAATTTTATAAGAGTTTTTTTAAAGAAATTGAAGGTATACATGTTTTAGAAGAGTCAGATAAAAATCTTTTTTCAAATCATTGGTTAAGCTGTATACTTATAGATAAAAAAAAAACAGGATTTAATGCTCAAGAATTAAGATTATTTTTAGAAACAGAAAATATCGAATCAAGACCTTTATGGAAACCAATGCACTTACAACCTGTTTTTAAAGAAACCTCCTATTTTGGAGAAACTATTTCAGAAAATTTATTTAAACAAGGCCTTTGTTTACCATCAGGTTCAAATCTTACTAAAAATCAACTTAAAAGAATTTCTATTTCTATAAAGAAATTATTGTAA
- a CDS encoding MraY family glycosyltransferase, with protein sequence MKTYFLVLIILFALSYLYLRIALKYKIIDKPNKRSSHKKITVRGGGILFPMAIILFVLFNNFQYPYFFAGVFAISIISFLDDIYTLSSKIRFPFQVIAIFLILYQVGVPFEPYYVFVFYLIFGVGIINMFNFMDGINGITGLYSISVLLGFYLINHYEGLINSNLIIYSLIALLVFGFYNFRKKALFFAGDIGSIAIGMLIFFLGMYFTFYLSSPLILLLVIVYGADSGNTLIYRKFFTKESVLEPHRHHIYQKIVDNNCMSHLQVSAVYAIIQIIINVLIFKTYRLELQTQFIIFISLILAFIILYIYLFIKFKRKEII encoded by the coding sequence ATGAAAACTTATTTTCTCGTTTTAATTATTCTATTTGCTCTTTCTTATTTGTATTTAAGAATAGCTCTTAAATATAAGATTATAGATAAACCCAATAAGAGAAGTTCTCACAAGAAAATAACGGTTAGAGGAGGAGGGATTCTTTTTCCTATGGCTATTATTTTATTTGTTTTATTTAACAATTTTCAATACCCTTATTTTTTTGCAGGAGTATTTGCTATTTCAATTATTAGTTTTCTAGATGATATTTATACTCTAAGTTCTAAGATTCGATTTCCATTTCAAGTTATAGCAATTTTTCTTATTTTATATCAAGTAGGAGTACCTTTTGAGCCTTATTATGTTTTTGTTTTTTACTTAATATTTGGTGTAGGTATCATAAATATGTTCAATTTTATGGATGGTATTAATGGTATTACTGGTTTATACAGCATTTCAGTTTTACTAGGTTTCTATTTAATAAATCATTATGAAGGTTTAATAAACTCGAATCTAATTATATATTCTTTAATAGCTCTTTTAGTTTTTGGTTTTTATAATTTTAGAAAAAAAGCACTTTTTTTTGCAGGAGATATAGGTAGCATAGCCATTGGTATGCTAATCTTTTTTTTAGGAATGTATTTTACTTTTTATTTGTCTTCTCCTTTAATTCTTTTATTAGTTATTGTATATGGTGCAGATTCAGGAAATACTTTAATCTATAGAAAATTTTTTACGAAAGAAAGTGTTTTAGAGCCTCACAGGCATCACATTTATCAAAAAATAGTAGACAATAACTGTATGTCTCATCTACAAGTTTCTGCAGTATATGCAATAATTCAAATAATAATTAATGTTCTTATATTTAAAACATATCGCCTAGAGTTACAAACTCAATTTATTATTTTTATATCTTTAATTTTAGCATTTATAATTCTATATATTTATTTGTTTATAAAATTTAAAAGAAAAGAAATTATCTGA
- a CDS encoding NAD-dependent epimerase/dehydratase family protein, with protein MKILVTGNKGFVGGNLSVFLLQNSKQVIGVSRFPLKNEVDYKALDLDILNNAKAIVHLAGKAHDLKKTSEDTEYFEVNTELTKTLFDKFLKSKCEVFIYMSSVKAVADIVEGILDENAKPNPITVYGKSKLAAEKYILSKEIPNNKRVYILRPCMIHGPNNKGNLNLLYSFVSKGIPYPFGKYKNNRSFVSVENLCFIINKIIDNRKVKSGIYNIADDTSLSTVDLVKIMGDVLNKPSKILYLPKSLIRLLSKVGDILPLPLNSERLQKLTENYEVSNFKIKKAIQKELPLSSEEGIKKTISSF; from the coding sequence ATGAAAATACTAGTAACAGGAAATAAGGGTTTTGTTGGTGGAAATTTATCAGTATTTTTACTTCAAAATAGCAAGCAAGTTATAGGGGTTTCTAGATTTCCGTTGAAAAATGAAGTGGATTATAAGGCTTTAGATTTAGATATTTTAAATAATGCAAAAGCGATTGTCCATTTAGCAGGTAAAGCACATGATTTAAAAAAAACGTCTGAAGATACCGAATATTTTGAAGTTAATACAGAATTAACTAAAACTTTATTTGATAAATTCTTAAAAAGTAAATGTGAGGTTTTTATATATATGAGTTCAGTAAAAGCAGTTGCAGATATTGTTGAAGGAATTTTAGACGAAAACGCAAAACCAAACCCAATAACGGTTTACGGCAAGTCTAAATTAGCGGCAGAGAAATATATCTTATCAAAAGAGATTCCAAATAACAAAAGAGTTTATATTTTAAGACCTTGTATGATTCATGGACCTAATAATAAGGGGAATTTAAATCTTTTATACAGCTTTGTTTCTAAGGGAATACCTTATCCATTTGGTAAATATAAAAACAATAGATCTTTTGTGTCTGTTGAAAATTTATGTTTTATTATCAACAAAATTATAGACAATAGGAAAGTAAAGTCGGGTATTTATAATATTGCAGACGATACATCTTTATCAACTGTAGATTTAGTTAAAATTATGGGAGATGTATTAAATAAACCTTCAAAAATTCTATATTTACCAAAATCATTAATTCGTTTATTATCTAAAGTTGGAGATATTTTACCATTACCTTTAAACTCAGAGAGGCTTCAAAAACTAACTGAAAATTATGAGGTTTCTAACTTTAAAATAAAAAAAGCTATCCAAAAAGAATTACCTTTATCGTCAGAAGAAGGAATTAAAAAAACCATTTCTTCATTTTAA
- a CDS encoding glycosyltransferase family 4 protein, giving the protein MKILFLTYYFEPDLCAGSFRNTSLFKALAPRLKSTDSIDVITTHPNRYDSYKVTAKNLEKRGENIIINRILIPDHNSGLFGQIKSFRVFYKEAKKIAKDKNYDLVYASSSRLFTAFLGAKLAKKNKAKLYLDIRDIFRESIVEIFKNPIVKIGLDFFLKPIENYTFKSANHINLVSKGFQSYFVKYKQSTYSYYTNGIDNVFLNKNIETAIKEEKVKTIVYAGNIGEGQGLHIILPKVAKAFPKKFKFIIYGDGGAKQKLMLAIKEEGVENIEIKKPINRKLLIEEYQKADFLFLHLNKYKAFERVLPSKLFEYGAFDKPIIAGVGGYAYEFLKENLTNVILFEPGNATEFIDSLKKYKYIKGLRKAFVDNYSREKINILMSQSIISTYENTSNRK; this is encoded by the coding sequence ATGAAAATATTATTTCTAACGTATTATTTTGAACCAGATTTATGTGCAGGATCTTTTAGAAATACTTCTTTATTTAAAGCTTTAGCTCCGAGACTTAAAAGTACAGATAGTATTGATGTTATTACAACACACCCAAACAGGTATGATTCTTATAAAGTAACTGCAAAAAACTTAGAAAAAAGAGGAGAAAATATTATCATAAATAGAATTCTTATTCCAGACCATAATAGTGGTTTGTTTGGTCAAATAAAATCTTTTAGAGTTTTTTATAAAGAGGCTAAAAAAATAGCAAAAGATAAAAATTACGACCTAGTTTATGCTTCATCCTCTAGATTATTTACTGCTTTTCTTGGTGCGAAATTAGCTAAAAAAAATAAAGCAAAATTATATTTAGACATTAGAGATATTTTTAGAGAAAGTATTGTAGAGATTTTTAAAAACCCTATTGTTAAAATCGGTTTAGATTTTTTTCTTAAACCTATAGAAAATTATACCTTTAAAAGCGCAAATCACATAAATTTAGTTTCAAAAGGTTTTCAAAGTTACTTCGTTAAATACAAGCAGTCTACATATTCTTATTACACTAATGGTATTGATAATGTTTTCTTAAATAAAAATATAGAAACGGCTATAAAAGAAGAAAAAGTAAAAACAATTGTTTATGCAGGTAATATAGGTGAGGGACAAGGTTTGCATATTATTTTGCCAAAGGTAGCAAAAGCTTTTCCAAAAAAATTTAAATTTATAATATATGGAGATGGAGGAGCTAAGCAAAAATTAATGTTGGCAATAAAAGAAGAGGGAGTAGAGAATATAGAAATAAAAAAACCTATTAATAGAAAGTTATTAATAGAAGAATACCAAAAAGCAGATTTTTTGTTTCTTCACTTAAATAAATACAAAGCTTTTGAAAGAGTTTTACCATCTAAATTATTTGAATATGGTGCTTTTGATAAACCTATAATTGCAGGAGTTGGTGGTTATGCATATGAGTTTCTTAAAGAAAACTTAACGAATGTAATTTTATTTGAACCAGGAAATGCTACAGAGTTTATAGATTCTTTAAAAAAATATAAATATATTAAAGGACTAAGAAAAGCTTTTGTGGATAATTACTCAAGAGAAAAAATTAATATTTTAATGTCACAATCTATAATTAGCACGTATGAAAATACTAGTAACAGGAAATAA
- a CDS encoding alginate lyase family protein — MDRSKIKTLYHTVKYLKPIQIYYRVYYFARNRFFKKSYYKELSKKNISQLIWEDAIFSFESYLDSNKFHFLNISKDFENNIDWNFSEFGKLWTFNLNYFDFLNQKQIEVNEGLKLIKDFVAKDNLLKDGKESYPISLRGINWVKFLAKNKISADEINQNLYNHYQLLLHNIEYHLLGNHLLENGFSFLFGAYYFQDEVLYKKGVQILKKELKEQILNDGAHFELSPMYHQTMLFRVLDCIQLIQLNNWKDDNLLDFLNNIALKMLSWLEQVTFNNGDIPMVNDSSFGIAPDSDELLNYAKKLGLQYEKIKLSDSGYRMFKKDKFELFVDVGNVGASYQPAHVHSDTFNFIFYAFGKPVFVDTGLSTYEKNQTRQTERSTASHNTVQIEDIEQTQVWGGFRVGKRAKITNLNEKNNSIEATHNGYKDLNLTHSRKFTINERSVFIKDIISKEISSKQVAYFHLHPRISNVLIENSKVTIEESKIELFFEGKNISIERGNFRFANGFNKTSEAIKLKIIFESSLSTTINL, encoded by the coding sequence ATGGATAGAAGTAAAATAAAAACTTTATATCATACAGTAAAATATTTAAAACCAATTCAAATATATTATAGAGTATATTATTTTGCTAGAAATCGTTTTTTTAAAAAATCTTACTACAAAGAATTATCTAAGAAAAATATTTCTCAGTTAATATGGGAAGATGCTATATTTAGTTTTGAATCTTATTTAGACTCGAATAAGTTTCATTTTTTAAACATATCTAAAGATTTTGAAAATAATATCGATTGGAACTTTAGTGAGTTTGGTAAATTATGGACTTTTAATTTAAATTATTTCGATTTCTTAAATCAAAAACAAATTGAAGTAAATGAAGGCTTAAAGCTCATAAAAGATTTCGTAGCTAAAGATAATTTGTTAAAAGATGGCAAAGAATCATATCCTATTTCTCTCAGAGGAATTAATTGGGTTAAATTTTTAGCTAAAAATAAAATTTCAGCAGATGAGATAAATCAAAATTTATACAATCATTATCAACTATTACTTCATAATATTGAGTATCATTTATTAGGAAATCATTTATTAGAGAATGGTTTTTCTTTTCTGTTTGGAGCTTATTATTTTCAAGATGAAGTACTTTATAAAAAAGGAGTTCAAATTCTAAAAAAAGAATTAAAAGAACAAATTTTAAATGATGGTGCACATTTCGAATTATCGCCAATGTATCATCAAACAATGCTTTTTAGAGTGTTAGATTGTATTCAATTAATTCAATTAAATAATTGGAAAGATGACAATCTACTAGATTTTTTAAATAATATAGCTTTAAAAATGTTGTCTTGGTTAGAACAAGTAACATTTAATAACGGCGATATTCCGATGGTAAATGATAGTTCTTTTGGTATAGCACCAGATTCTGATGAGCTATTAAATTATGCGAAGAAATTAGGTTTGCAATATGAAAAAATAAAATTATCTGATTCTGGTTACAGAATGTTTAAAAAAGACAAATTTGAGCTTTTTGTAGATGTTGGCAATGTTGGTGCTTCCTATCAACCAGCACATGTACATTCAGATACTTTTAATTTCATATTTTATGCATTTGGAAAACCTGTTTTTGTAGATACAGGGCTTTCTACATATGAGAAAAACCAAACTAGACAAACAGAAAGAAGCACAGCATCTCATAATACTGTTCAAATAGAAGATATTGAACAAACACAGGTTTGGGGAGGATTTAGAGTTGGAAAAAGAGCAAAAATTACTAATTTAAATGAAAAAAATAATAGTATTGAAGCTACACATAATGGATACAAAGATTTAAACCTTACGCATTCAAGAAAGTTTACAATAAATGAAAGAAGCGTTTTTATAAAAGATATTATATCTAAAGAAATATCTTCTAAACAAGTTGCATACTTTCATTTACACCCAAGAATTTCTAATGTCTTAATAGAAAATTCTAAAGTTACAATTGAAGAAAGTAAAATAGAGTTATTTTTTGAAGGAAAAAATATTTCTATTGAAAGAGGAAATTTTAGATTTGCAAACGGTTTTAATAAAACATCTGAGGCAATAAAATTAAAAATTATATTTGAATCGAGTTTATCAACAACAATTAATTTATGA
- a CDS encoding bi-domain-containing oxidoreductase codes for MKQIIQDLKNGDTILEEVPVPVVKSGCVLIKTSKTLVSLGTERMLVEFGKANFLQKAKQQPDKVKMVLDKVKTDGLKPTLNAVFNKLGQPLPLGYCNVGEVVAVGKGVSEFKIGDRVASNGNHAEYVLVPKNLVAKIPDNVTDEEAAFTVIGSIGLQGIRLLKPTFGETIVVVGLGLIGLVTAELLKANGCNVIGFDYDSEKVKIAKEKGITAINPAEGTDQVKFVETFTKGIGADGVIITASSKSNDIIAQSAQMCRKLGRVILVGVIGLDISRADFYNKEISFQVSCSYGPGRYDEEYENKGIDYPIGYVRWTEKRNFDAVLNAISNGSLDVKPLITERIPLGDYNKIYGNMGTSKSIASILEYNQTEKPVSTVAIHKKSFEGNKGVIGIVGAGNFTSATILPSLKKLNADIKYIASSGGLSSTTMAKQYQIANSTTNYKEILTDADTDLVLITTKHNMHATMVLETMKANKSVFVEKPLALTKEELDEIIAEYNKRKVNVAVGFNRRFAPLAKQMKKALGNDNAPMNIIATMNAGFIPTDVWVHDMEIGGGRILGEACHYIDLCTYFAGSKVVAVCMNSMGINPEENTDNASILLKYENGTNAVINYFANGSKAYSKERVEIFSQERTLIMDNWRKLYGYGFKGFSKSSSKQDKGHFNQFDELISQQKKGGNPIIPFEEIVNTTKASFAAIESLKEGKWIEVK; via the coding sequence TTGAAACAAATTATACAAGACCTTAAAAACGGAGATACAATTTTAGAAGAAGTACCAGTGCCAGTTGTAAAATCGGGATGTGTACTTATAAAAACCAGTAAAACACTAGTCTCTTTAGGTACTGAAAGGATGTTGGTAGAATTTGGTAAGGCTAATTTTTTGCAAAAAGCGAAACAACAGCCAGACAAAGTAAAAATGGTTTTAGATAAAGTAAAAACTGATGGCTTAAAACCTACTTTAAACGCTGTTTTTAATAAACTTGGGCAACCTTTACCTTTAGGATATTGTAATGTAGGGGAAGTTGTTGCAGTTGGTAAAGGCGTAAGCGAATTTAAAATAGGAGACAGAGTTGCCTCTAATGGAAATCACGCAGAATATGTATTGGTACCTAAAAATTTGGTGGCTAAAATACCAGATAATGTAACAGATGAAGAAGCGGCGTTTACAGTAATTGGTTCTATTGGATTGCAAGGTATTCGATTGCTAAAACCAACTTTTGGAGAAACAATAGTTGTTGTAGGTTTAGGTCTTATAGGATTAGTAACAGCAGAACTTTTAAAAGCAAACGGTTGTAATGTTATTGGTTTTGATTATGATTCAGAAAAAGTTAAAATAGCTAAAGAAAAAGGTATTACAGCAATAAACCCTGCTGAAGGAACAGACCAAGTAAAATTTGTTGAAACTTTTACGAAGGGAATTGGAGCAGATGGAGTTATAATTACAGCTTCTAGTAAAAGCAACGATATTATAGCACAATCTGCTCAAATGTGCAGAAAATTAGGAAGAGTTATTCTAGTTGGTGTAATTGGGTTAGATATTAGTAGAGCAGATTTTTACAATAAAGAAATATCTTTTCAAGTATCGTGTTCTTATGGTCCAGGTAGGTATGATGAAGAATATGAAAATAAAGGAATAGATTATCCAATTGGTTATGTACGTTGGACAGAAAAACGAAACTTTGATGCTGTTTTAAATGCAATTTCAAATGGTTCTTTAGATGTGAAGCCACTAATAACAGAAAGGATTCCTCTAGGAGATTATAATAAAATTTATGGAAATATGGGAACATCTAAATCCATAGCTTCAATTTTAGAATATAATCAAACTGAAAAACCAGTATCTACAGTAGCAATTCATAAAAAATCTTTTGAAGGAAATAAAGGTGTTATTGGAATTGTTGGCGCTGGTAATTTTACAAGTGCAACTATTTTACCTAGCTTAAAAAAGCTAAATGCAGATATAAAATATATTGCAAGTTCTGGTGGATTGTCTTCTACAACAATGGCAAAACAATATCAAATAGCAAACTCTACAACAAACTACAAAGAAATTTTAACTGATGCTGATACAGATTTGGTTTTAATTACAACAAAACACAATATGCATGCAACTATGGTTTTAGAAACCATGAAAGCAAATAAAAGTGTTTTTGTTGAAAAACCTTTGGCATTAACAAAAGAAGAATTAGACGAAATTATAGCTGAATACAACAAACGTAAAGTTAATGTGGCTGTAGGATTTAATAGACGTTTTGCTCCATTAGCAAAGCAAATGAAAAAAGCTTTAGGGAATGATAATGCTCCAATGAATATTATTGCAACAATGAATGCTGGTTTTATTCCTACAGATGTTTGGGTGCATGATATGGAAATTGGTGGAGGAAGAATTTTAGGTGAAGCCTGTCATTACATAGATTTATGTACTTATTTTGCAGGAAGTAAAGTTGTGGCTGTTTGTATGAATTCAATGGGAATTAATCCTGAAGAAAATACAGATAATGCAAGTATATTATTAAAATATGAAAATGGAACAAATGCTGTAATTAACTATTTTGCTAATGGGTCTAAAGCCTATTCAAAAGAAAGAGTTGAAATTTTTTCTCAAGAAAGAACGCTTATAATGGATAATTGGAGAAAATTATATGGTTATGGTTTTAAAGGTTTCTCTAAAAGTTCATCAAAACAAGATAAAGGACACTTTAATCAATTTGATGAACTAATCTCACAACAAAAAAAAGGTGGAAACCCAATTATCCCTTTTGAAGAAATTGTAAATACAACTAAAGCATCATTTGCTGCAATAGAATCTCTGAAAGAAGGAAAATGGATAGAAGTAAAATAA